In Spinacia oleracea cultivar Varoflay chromosome 5, BTI_SOV_V1, whole genome shotgun sequence, a single window of DNA contains:
- the LOC130461216 gene encoding uncharacterized protein: protein MFNCYRSLIMSGMEGNRIGSNSNPIILSDDENEMDYESDINSYTSHELVLRRVLRAGEPDSDDEALREFDRARGQTRVDIYQAVLRPESDSEPEFEHEFGFEFEQEFEFEFEHELEVEPEFEFEPEHEPEPEPEPEPEEVNHQLQGLRRSSRPRKEAYYFDMDDDDELKYELFTLEGYSESKDKSDDVSL from the coding sequence atgtttaattgttatagatctctaatcatgtctggcatggaaggaaatagaatagggagcaactctaaccctattattctaagcgatgatgaaaatgaaatggattacgagtctgacattaacagttacaccagccatgaacttgttctgcgtcgagttttaagagcaggagaacctgatagtgatgatgaagcccttcgtgaatttgatcgtgctagagggcaaactagggtcgatatttatcaagctgttttgagacctgaaagcgattcggagcctgagtttgagcatgaatttgggtttgagttcgaacaagaatttgagtttgagttcgaacatgaattggaggttgaacctgagtttgagtttgagcctgaacatgaacctgaacctgagcctgagcctgagccagaggaagttaatcatcaacttcaaggtctacgaagatcctctaggccaagaaaagaagcttattattttgatatggatgacgatgatgaacttaaatatgagttattcaccctagaaggttatagcgaatcaaaggacaagtctgatgacgtttccctttag